The nucleotide window GTAGAATTACGCAGAATTAAAGTAGATATTCATCGAAATATCCCTGGGAAATCAACTGGGTCGGAACTTCAGCGAGACATAGTCAATCCTGAAGATGTAATAGTTAAAAGAAGAGCGGGTAAATTGTTGTTTCTACACTACAAGtttttaataacatttttagTTATTCAATGAAGAAGTATCTGAAATGGAAAATTATATCGTCGCTGAAGATGAATATTTCTAGGATTTTCTAGAAGTTATAATTGAGAATTTGAATTTTGAGAAGAATGCAAaaatcaaatttattgttaCTTCTTTATTagcttttaatttttaattcattcaGATCTTTTCCTGTGATAGTTTATTAATCTATAGATGAAGATATTTAAGAATGATCATGATTCACATCACTTGAAGATGGAAAGCTTTTACAACTATGAAGATTATGAATATCGATGTTACAATATCTTATCCATGATATTCAAGAATTTATACAAGCGTGCTCTTAATTTGCGAAGCTAATAACAGCTTTAATTTATGCAGGATATATCGAATTTGGAATACAACGGTGGATCACTGTCGCGATCACGTAATGTGCAATACGTAAGCacaatattttttacttatAGTGTACAATGCTTtgctttgtatatattttgcttGCTGTTGTATGTGCACTTAAGGTTTTGCACAAAATATTATGCTTCAGCATTATTAACAACACTGGTCTGGTTGGTCAACGACTGATTTATCAAAAAATAGTATGAATCCCATAAATCTATATACGAGGTGGGATCGGCATATGTGAATAGCGTGCGAAATTCAAAAGTTCTGGGAACTTTTTGATCACATCTCGTACATGATTTGTGCGTCCTCTTCATGTTTTGGTGTGGGAATGAATGCATGATATATAGAGGATAGTAAAgttgtttttttaaaaatacttcaCTAGCTGCAATGGCAACAACTTGAAGATCTACTATGAAGACTTGTTCACATTTCAATCAAAGAGATAGgagttaatattaaatatttcattacGATTCATTATCGAAAGAGGCAATATTAAACTAAAAAAGTATGAATCACTATGATTTTACTGAAATTGCATAGTGTAATACGAGTATATTTTTTGTAATATTCTAtttcaattgtttattttaatttacaaCTCTACAACTTCTACACGATTCAGTTAATTCAGGGAAAATATCTTAGATTtaccatttataatgaaaattgaaatttacGAATCGTTAATGTCGAAGATTTATTAATCGCCTTTGAAGATACGTACGTCATCTTGGAAGGTTTTTATTGGAAGATATCAGACAGTTAATTCCGTTGTTTAAAATTCGattgaaaaatataatatttttactttCTATTTCAATTTCTTATTAGACAAACTAATGTTTCAATGCATTAAGAATTGTAAAAATGTTACTCGTTATTTCTTATGACTAGttcagaaatttgaaatctAAATTGAAAGTGTTTAACATGGtttgtataaaaaatatttgcacaagttgaaatttctattctaaACATAACAGTTTAAATACAATTGAAGAAAACATGCAAtttatagaaataaatttttattgaactaTAGATATTCAAATGAGAGTTATTTTTGTACGTTTGATTCTGATAATATTACATTGATTCTGGCACTGAAGAAAGTTGTAAGCTATTGACATCCATTTATGGACGTTAcattaattttgaaaaatgatttttatttttgtgtAACCTTTaggatgcaaaataaaatagaatttatGACACTaacataattgatttagattttCTATTAACATTCACTTAAGAAATGCTTTAAacgatttaaattataataaaagttgatTCAGTTTCTCAATTTGGATGGCTTACAATTTTTCAGAGGTAGCCAATTTGTCTGAATTGCAACTTTAATATCTCCAAGGTCTGTCACAGCTGCCAATATCGcttaattgtttatttcatatatattaaaactattttctttattaaaaatttatgtcgTTATAGGAGAGGGATTGAAACCAATATTTGAGAGGGAAGAAATCAAGGGCACAGTAACCAATGAAAAAGAAATTGAAGAACATCGTACTGTTGTGTCTGTAAATAGTGAAACTATAGGTATGATTATTATTCCTAAcacataatttttttatttatattcgaCGGTAATTTTTACTTTACAAAtacataatttttcatttttagatAGCAAGTCGAAAACGTTTAAGAAACGTTCTACGTCTTCGAGTCCAATCAAAACCCGAAGTTCTAGTCCTCGACACACGTCGTCTCGTCTTTCCAGGTTTGTGCCTGTAATGGCaatattactttgtgtaatattatattatataataaagttGTTATAATTAGTGTCAACTAGTTGTTGTTGGAAGTTTTACTTATTTacaagataatataatatgtgtatgataatataataattttaatatggaTATGATTATCGATATGCAATCAATTTATgaacgaataaaaaaagatattaatGTGAACATTAGATTAGCGTTAAGAAAATAGTATTCGTTCAGAAGTTAGACTGCATACAGTAAATATTACATTGAGTATTGCTATTGTACATATGGAAGTTTAACGCAGATTTTGATGAGAAAAGTCTTGAATATTATTACTATCTAATTTAATATGATTTGTaagtatttttatatataaatagtaaaaAGAAGTAAGTTTTCTAAATTCGAAGAATTTTGAGATGGATGTTATGTCTGGCATGGATATGCTTTGACATTGTATATGTTATATGTTTTAACACTTATGTTTAATCTCTTAAGGCTCAAAACTATATTAGTTGCCTATCGTGCTACTAGTTTGGTTTTTAGGCATGTTTTGTTTTTTGTTATTACAATTTGTTTTGTTCTAGCGTTACTAATGCTTCGCAAGGGTGTGGAGAATGTATGGACGCCACGGGACACGGACGCGATTTGCTATGCACTTGATTGTATGCATATGCTTGCTTATGCTAATACCACGGCATATATTTTAGCTTTTATAATGATCACCAGTTTGTAGACATTCTTGAAGGATGATGCAAAGACAAAACATATTTGAACATAGAGAGCAATTCTTCTATCATTTGCATATAAAATTCATCAATTTTAAGATTAGGGTAAATTGTCTTAAGCAAATTGGTCGACTCAAAAGTTATTTAAATTCCTTTTGTTCAGGCAGCAATTTTTGACTGCATAGTATTGCATAGCAAATACATTTCAAAGAACTAAAGTTAATACAAAATCGAATATTTTGCACATAATGTAAAGAATTATTTCAATAATGGTTAATTGATGTAAATATTTGGTATTGCTTGAGATTGCTTTTTTATTCAGGTAACACTTTGCGAACACAAATATTAACGAAAATAGCAGTGGGTAAGTAGTGTCGAACGTAaagattatattaattattcataTATTCTAAAGAAATGGATATCATAATCTTTTTAAATGTTTTACATGTTTTACTTTTAACTTTGCATATTCTTTGTCTGCACTTTTCATAGAACTGAAGAACTTGTGGCACATCCTtacataagtaataataataataataattttaagtatAATGCATTTTGCAAATGCTTTGTATATTTGTGCTATTACTTATCAATTTTAAACGAAAGCGCAAGGGGAAATTTATCCAGTATAAGCATCTCATAGGTTTAATACGTAATCTTAAATCGTGGTCTTATTTGGTCAATCTGTTTACATATAGAATATAGACCAATAGAAAGATAgatgtaatttaaaataatcgaaaaaaagataatttttttataaattacaagaacacatgtatatatatatatatatatatatatatatatatatatatatatatatatatatatacccagGTGTTGCTAAGACATTTTTTATAGCAGTTTGTAATTTACTGCAGTTTAACAAAGTAAATATggatatgaacaaattaatatgGATTTCACAGAGTATTGCACTAGAGATATAAGTTTAGTCATTAAGATTAGTGTTATATTAAGCTTATTAATAGTTAATCTAAACAATATTTGGAAAACCGAATATTTTGTAAACTTTTTATTTTCGTTTAGGCATGAAGACTCCAAAcacgaagacaaaagaagttaTAGAAACGATAGGTAATTCTTAAttgtttaaattaattaattaataaattttctaACTTGTTTCATAACATTTTTATGTTACTCATTTAGGGAACGATATTATAGCAGAGACGAAGGTAAGGAGTATAGAGACAgttacagagagaaagagagacgacaTGCTCGCTCACGCAATGTTGACGAAGAGCGGAGCAGAAAAGGTCGTGATCACTCGCATTCGAGGGAGAGGGAAGAACGCAGGAGAGATTCCCATCACAGGTAAGTTATGCAACGATATTTTTTATATGATGCATTCGTGAATTAGATTTGAAAAGTTAATACGTTTTAGGGATGAAAGATCTTATCGAGAATACCGAGAAAGATCCAGAGAACGCTCTCGAGATagaagagacagagatagagacAGATCTAGGGAACAAAGAGTCCCTATACCGCATTACATTGAACAAATTCCTGTACCGATTTGTTACGGTGTACGTATACCAGTCGCATTGAATCATTTTAAGGTTTATTGGATAGAATACTgacttataaatatataatactttattatattttagcATTTTCCTCCGAGACCAATAATGATGGCACCTTTGGTTCCAATTCGTAGTCAAGTTCCTATGGGAAGTAGTAGACACCCTACTATGATTGGGCCATTACGTCCATTCCCACCAAGATTTATTCCACCGGATGTACATAGACTACGTGCACCTCCAAATCCTAGTAAGTACAGGTTGAAGAACTATTAATGATTGTATAAACGGAGTTTTTATTACTTGACATTTTATACAGGATTTGGACCAATGTTTTAAAATAGTCAATCGTTAGtgataaaattatcttagatTGTATATATTTCTTCATGTGAGCCAGATTTTAAACTAATCAAGAAGAGCATAAATCTTCGTTGCATACGATAGTTATAAATTTAAGATGCGTCTTATTAATGTGTAAAATAGGttgttttattccaattttattttAAGTTATTGTAATCTCCTATTATATAAAACGTCTACGTATTCAACTAAAGGTTTTTACAGATTATACTTGATGCCGATTCATTTATGATTGTGCCAATTTTATTCTTATCACACATTTTTTAAcagtatttttgtaatttctgtATCATCACACATGTATAATTTTGGTGTAAATTGTAATCATATGTTTTAAAAATGCAGTGATTACTGTATAGTagcttttattaattaattattgtgGATCAATAAATATATGATATTTTTAACAGTTTGGTGTAATTATTTAATGTACTGATCACGGTTACTTAACGTATTCAATCATTTTTAACATAAAAAATATAGATGTTAAATTTTTAGTATGTTGCTTGTATCAAATATTGGAGCAATATTTAACGCACTATTGAAATATTAAACGCAAGAAACTGGAGTTACGTGCAAAATTCATTAAAttcgttaataatattaataaactaAGGGTGATGCGACTATAATATATTCATTAATTCTAATATATGCAGTGTTTTATTATTGAATGCATCGAAATtcctaataatatttgtatgtATCGATCATGTATAgcagtaaaataaaaaaaactccGAAACTGTTTTGCATTTAGAAGCTTCCGTTTATTTCCAGTGAACTGTAAATTCTGGGAAGTTCTAAGTATGCACGTGGAAATCATAATATCAGATCAGAAAGATAGGTGCCTATGGGCATAGGATTGCTATTCTTTCGGACCTGTAATTTAATCCCCGGTACACATTTGCTATACTACTGACACGATGGCGATAGATCGAACATTTTCGAAAGTTAGTTGCATTTATTAAAATGTATCGCGAACAACATCCGATGACATTACGACCGTCCTTAAGAGATAGAGCTTTTTTTGCATTGCGAACAGACGCGTCTGTGACAAATTTCACACGTGATAGTGAGTTAAGTGTTAGTCGACCATCGGCCACCGGTACGTGCGGGTTGCAGAGGCATGCATCCTGCCTTCTAACGCGGAACCGTTTAAAAAGAAATCGGTGTTAAGTTCACAAGAAGATAATCGACACACAGGAATTATAAAACAGGTATAAACTTCACTTTTTccgttaataaatatttatattttaaacgcGATTACTTAATTTATTAGATATCAATTATTTCCTCGAATAACGGAGGCGCTTGATTTCACATGATCGTAATATCAAGTATACACGATGCGGcggtaaattgtttagctatttGCTAAAATTgaaaacaacataaaaataaaatgtcAACTTCGTTATTCGAAAGTTTTGAAAATGAATCGTGACTTAAAATGATGTTTTAAAATGTCTATATGGAAATTGTAGGATACGCGTCATGTAGTTAGTTGACAGTTTGAAGTATAGTGCATACAAGGTAATCCGGAAAAAATTTCAAATTTAACGGTTAGTTTGCCACGGACGCGAACTTCACACAGTGCATTCTGTAAACATTCGTTCTTTGCTCAGTTGATCCGTTTCGCAGATTACGCTACAATATATGTTAAGCTTCCGATTGATACCACATTGTAGAATATCTTTAATATGTATTGTCCCATATGCTTTTGCTCTCTATCTATATTCATCGTAAGCATTTTCTGTGACGCGTAGTATCTGCTGTCAGTACCTGCGTGTGTCATTCAATACGTCGCGACTAGCGCATAGATTCACGAAAGCATTAGCGTTAATCGACCTTTACGACGTTAAACGGTTCGAATAATTCAGTACTTTTGAAATTTTGTTTTCCGTCGACGTGAAACTAATCGCCGACGAGGACAACGCGATTAAAAAGAAAAGTCTGTCAAGTAAACGATAGCTTTAATTCTTTGATACGAAGTAACAAACAATTGGCGATAAAATAAAAGTACACCGTGACTTATGCTCGCCATTAAAGCGTTACGAAATAACAAGTATATGCAAATGagtatttttatagaaaatcgaTAGCGTGACTTTTTTACAATACGATTTTAGCATAATCAGAATCAATGGCGTGCTCACATAGCACCGAAACGCTGTGAAACTTGAATATGTACGTTTAATAATTGTTTCTACCGACACATCAGAAAGTTGTGATACGTATTTTTAACGTACTTCGACACGCGTCCACCGCATCTAAGCGCATCGACATTCGCAGTTCAATCATGATTTCAAAGGTCCTTGACGATTCGTATCAGGTTACGCAGGGGATAGATCGAAGTAGTTTttaccccttaacgcacagcttttttgaaaaaaaaccggccgaaaaagatcaattttttttcattcctgttccatggaaaaaggctatattttattcttgaataaataagtgttccAGCTTACAATCATCCGATGTAattgataaatatcaataaaacgattgttttttctttgctttcgcattgttattttcaattttcgattatattcgagtgtgaaaaattatagcagcataaaatacaacgccgctcgaattatctcgagtgtgcacagtttggcctgtttagcgcgctcgaattaactcgagtgTACAATTTAAGGGGTTAAACAAACATATTCGTTCTCTGCCGTCGTATAGGCAAAATGGAAACAGTTTGTTGCGCGCACGAAACTCTCGCGCGCACTTGTTCGACCACGTGCGAACCCCTGTTGCCTTTTTCCGTTTCTGCCTACCTGCGGCCTCCTTCTCCGTATGCGCCGGCTCCTGCCTCTTTCTCAAGGGGTTCCACGAACTCCGCCAACAAAACCATTTTCGTGCCTGGACCACGCACGGGACATCGAAAACGGTCCGCAAAATTGGACCGGCCGTGGCTACTGCGCGGGCGCGAACTGCGACTACACTGGGTTTTACTCCTACTTAATTAATTTAACCTTTTTCTACCTTCCAAAGCAACAAGTTAATGTTGCATATTGTACCCTCGATTTTCTTGTCGATAAGAGTAATAATAGAATTTCTATTCCGATCCTCGCTAACCGATCAAGCTGCGACCCGAAATCGTGCCCGAGTAGGACCCGCTATCCCGTATTAGACGCGCGTACACTGCTTGCCGACCCATTTAACGGTGATTTCGTGTCGCGAATGCCCGCGAGGGTGCGGTTCGCTCCAGTTCGACGGTCCTTTTTATCCTCGTTACACTTTCGAAACGATCTACGCGGCAAACAAGCTGCCGGCCATGGAATTTCGAGGTACATAATTCCACTGTAATTTGCTACCACGGTAGTCGTGTGGCGAACAAAAAGAAAGAGACCAGGGCTCTCTGTTCCCCGCGCGAAAAAGAGAAGACCGTTTCTTTGTGTCCGGCAACCTCGCCGCTGTGCACAACCTACTACGCGATTCGTTGGAAAGATCGTTACAATGTCGCGTCGTGTTTTGATCGTCGCATTTGGCATGCACGTTGCATGCTCGTGGAAAGTGACATAATTCCTCGGTCAAATAGGTGCGCACCTCTGCGACGGGCGTAATATCGATCGGACTGCGAGTAGAtccattgggttggcaactaagtaattaccgatttgttcaatgaaataaaaaattttgtttttacttggaatgaagtttaatctgtaatgtattaaattagcttcgagtgcaaagggttaataattaaatatctaATAAGTATTTAAATATCTAAATATCTAATCTAAAATATGTAGTAAATATctgataatttaaatattaaatacataAGTGTAATCGTGTACATTTGTGGTCCACCTGCGCCAATAGGtacgtattgggttggcaaccaagtaattgccgatttgttcaatgaaataaaagttttttttccttggaatgaagtttaatctgtaatgtattttccattttgttcgatgaccttttgccgtctctccgacaacttgaaaattccacgctcgtagaaagtccgatccttttcggccaaaaactgagttaagtgagatttgacagcgtcgtcatcgttaaaagttttaccacgaagggagttgtccagggatcgaaataagtggtaatccgatggcgcgagatcagggctatatggtgggtgtaacatcgattcccaaccaatatccatcaatttttgccgagtggacaaagacgtgtgcggcctggcattgtcctgctggaaaatgacacctttaagatcgaccaattctggtcgcttttccttaaccgctgcattcgatttgtccggttgctaacattcacggataataaaaaataacataataataataataataataattttataatataacatttacggatatcataaaaatgggagcgaaaggcatctataactgaaatcggcaattacttagttgccagccCAATATTATGATTGCGTGAAAATTCAGCCGATTATTAGCGTACTGGAAAACACAGTTCAAACGCTGGAAGAATGGGGTTTAATAATAGCATCTTCGAGCTTGCTTCGTGAACCGACCTCGTGTCATTATTCATAACGTACGTATGTACATGTATAAATCAGAGCTTGGGGTATTATAATAAAGCGTGCCCCGGCagtatctacagggtgtcccaaaaatgtctcgcaatccgagaataggaggttcctgagatgatttgaagtaagtttgtcctcggtgaaaatgcaatccacggctttgtttacgagttattaacgaaaacgagtgaccaatgagaggtgagatatgccgccgagcgctaggc belongs to Megalopta genalis isolate 19385.01 chromosome 1, iyMegGena1_principal, whole genome shotgun sequence and includes:
- the LOC117218033 gene encoding uncharacterized protein LOC117218033, with translation MKRNTSRSVQQSEKYKSSRSEDHEVTRSRSEEKMLRRREWRIQQDLQREHERLKQKKIYEYEMRRAREKGLPLPKPPSFAHSRSKSKSPESQPRRTSSSSTNTPILSERLESTDGMASLFKGPEGTKISAVELRRIKVDIHRNIPGKSTGSELQRDIVNPEDVIVKRRAGEGLKPIFEREEIKGTVTNEKEIEEHRTVVSVNSETIDSKSKTFKKRSTSSSPIKTRSSSPRHTSSRLSRHEDSKHEDKRSYRNDRERYYSRDEGKEYRDSYREKERRHARSRNVDEERSRKGRDHSHSREREERRRDSHHRDERSYREYRERSRERSRDRRDRDRDRSREQRVPIPHYIEQIPVPICYGHFPPRPIMMAPLVPIRSQVPMGSSRHPTMIGPLRPFPPRFIPPDVHRLRAPPNPRFGPMF